A genomic stretch from Octopus sinensis linkage group LG14, ASM634580v1, whole genome shotgun sequence includes:
- the LOC115219135 gene encoding zinc finger protein 287-like, whose translation MEKSFTCEICQKTFTRRSNLTRHVSNCHRDREVVEKSENNVRMEETNDVSLSNSPMGVFSCNICLQGFTLNSQLQAHAREHEAESGVSSENINSVVNTDTKSDEVSSSVESLGMVNPCIVNPSISPIITADNNNLNNVGPDVASSEVVVTTDVLNHDVTSPVMVVNGVVRGDTAVTPNLINETINTTTTSTTVSAISSSPSLLVRHSSPYSCSICQRGFSQRSHLDAHVRIHSGERPYQCNQCGAAFSRRGNLVRHRLSHGGERKHKCTVCGRRFSQKSHLQVHLRIHTGERPYKCDRCGYAFSRNGNLVRHRRANSSGKRKYSCVPPTLLSTSSGQQSTSNTSSSQAALISMCQNNLAQTQIQTKNVVSGSSQKGVKTHVSNSAEGKNAAALHQQQLLQTTSNTTTTTAVVATAPTAASTNVVQLANVPYQIMTALPSPLNAIQPVTSYHSLANVPHQLVTVPQPISVHQLASLGNIASIPLHIDVPTT comes from the coding sequence ATGGAAAAATCTTTCACATGTGAAATTTGTCAAAAGACATTCACCCGTCGGTCAAACTTGACCCGACATGTCTCAAACTGTCATAGAGACAGAGAAGTAGTGGAAAAATCAGAGAACAATGTCAGAATGGAAGAAACCAACGATGTCAGCTTGAGCAACAGCCCAATGGGTGTATTTTCCTGTAACATATGCCTACAAGGCTTTACTTTGAACTCTCAACTTCAAGCTCATGCTCGGGAACATGAGGCAGAAAGTGGTGTCAGTAGTGAGAACATAAACTCAGTTGTTAATACTGATACAAAAAGTGATGAAGTCAGTTCTAGTGTCGAGAGTCTTGGCATGGTGAACCCTTGTATTGTGAACCCTTCTATTAGCCCAATTATTACTGCTGATAACAATAATTTGAATAATGTTGGTCCTGATGTTGCTTCTTCAGAAGTTGTTGTTACCACAGATGTGTTAAATCATGATGTCACTTCTCCAGTTATGGTTGTCAATGGTGTTGTACGTGGTGATACTGCTGTTACTCCCAATCTAATCAACGAAActataaacaccaccaccacctccaccactgtcTCAGCTATATCTTCCTCACCATCTCTTTTGGTTCGTCACTCAAGTCCTTACTCCTGCTCCATTTGTCAACGAGGCTTCTCCCAGCGATCACATCTTGACGCACATGTTCGCATACACTCGGGAGAGCGGCCCTACCAGTGTAACCAGTGCGGGGCAGCCTTCTCTCGAAGAGGTAACTTGGTGCGTCATCGGCTGTCTCATGGAGGTGAACGAAAACACAAGTGTACTGTGTGTGGACGGAGATTCTCGCAAAAGTCACATCTTCAAGTCCATTTACGGATACACACTGGTGAACGACCTTACAAGTGTGACCGTTGTGGTTATGCCTTTTCTCGCAATGGTAATCTCGTCCGGCATCGACGAGCCAACAGCAGCGGCAAGCGTAAATACAGTTGTGTACCTCCCACATTACTGTCAACATCAAGTGGACAACAGTCAACATCAAACACATCTTCATCACAAGCTGCTCTCATATCCATGTGCCAAAATAATTtggcacagacacaaatacaaactAAAAATGTGGTGAGTGGTTCAAGTCAGAAGGGAGTGAAGACCCATGTTAGTAACAGTGCTGAAGGCAAGAATGCAGCAGCCTTACATCAGCAACAATTACTGCAAACCACCTCcaatacaactaccactactgcaGTGGTAGCAACAGCACCAACTGCTGCAAGTACCAATGTGGTTCAATTAGCAAATGTCCCCTATCAAATAATGACAGCTCTTCCAAGTCCCCTAAATGCCATTCAGCCAGTGACTAGTTACCACTCCCTGGCTAATGTCCCCCATCAGCTAGTCACTGTTCCACAACCAATTAGTGTCCACCAACTGGCCAGTCTAGGTAATATTGCCAGCATCCCTCTTCACATTGATGTACCAACAACTTAA